One Apis cerana isolate GH-2021 linkage group LG16, AcerK_1.0, whole genome shotgun sequence DNA segment encodes these proteins:
- the LOC107999744 gene encoding nuclear receptor coactivator 3 isoform X14, whose product MTSQRPIGNLPNGVITRTTGARVRVTSSAQSSHAHPSVSNDVTEIRHIREQEGSNSHAVQQGEVSSSNPNILSNDQVGPILLEALDGFLFVVNTEGRVEYVTDNITQYINYTKDDVLGKDIYNIIHHGDHNTFMPSLLPMQLGWTNEQQPQRNRTFNCRFLVKPPDDKEETMEEKQQRVSKYESMQICSALLPNNSDRLESGDVSSESSDNGPCVMCVARRIPPNEKPIGTPIEQFTVKLDTTGKIIAVDVIWLSSPYSEYLSKELIGTAIKDLCHPHDLNKLTAHLNDTLQVGESTSGVYRLRVSPDKFLNIQTKSKLFKANVMNTLVTDFIMATNTIIGDNDLTPIEGGQLSNNKVCSGHSSNRCANNSNNNNGNNNNNVGGPLMSAVAHLNGQVSGMSSRGLAGTSSHTGGATSSNSIVFSAAESCNPLPSLTTSNPFNHFSGNMDLEFELFPSSTWDLDSSSGWADRPESRASGPPNSRPSSQPAPTSPSPQGTFSNSAVAPHCSPLRAFSPTSANAAHTFSNSFSLSPLQESTSSLTNSAASSSVSANGAAPGLTPKRQDEGKSTATGCPTTANQSVIEGNNARTNPASVAGTPAQPPTAAQTTATVVETQNSVVSTESGRLRNLLTKGGSASEETQDNTSNDTESQNKHRILKILLNQQDEDDFHPEHNNKVRTSPSNMPKPSMEHSKSSLGNNMLLQLLNEKNDDEDEEARAGLKKRNELLQQLLKDQDDERKVQEQHCKPQREEDSLLRNLGFRNTTPSPSQSGDNVGHSSSQVGQKRPGEDGDLNIAAKRPMDGSHQVSSSGTSTNATSKLWERNKMLASLLAKQPPQPTTIPPIPASVISATPQDKLVRIGLKSQQPQPQTQSQSQQQQQQQQQQQQQQQQQQQQQQQQQQQQQQQQQQPWTGSSMQSVGGNNTITTTATSARTPLQTQSRQLPHRQTTNTYLTHMLSQQQRPQMGQMDSEFTSSGEYRQTSTDLNTWDNQSSDPDLSDILDQVIEFVPDEAITDSSAIANLLDVTEAPQNNAMNETMAINAIQKSLMLCETAVNPTSSTITIPSTPPAYSTALGTTPVTTSHSYQPPPMYQQQPRMRFNTQPGIRQTTAQFTQQQQLQLQQQRTKLIQQQQQQQQQLKQRLLQQQQQQQLLIPSNATAPEQITTIHNIDNLLNNTVAPNVSLQRSSVPDSQVSPGYGGSVQMPSGHRLAHSYSHPSTLPQHPIVNSNFNSGQQVSAAARLSPHSSAGILSFSHPQPLSPRVTQGNYGNTPRLFTVNQVRTQQQSTAQQQLQQQQRSMPSPGTPASARQSPFPAETFPPPTSPTATQFPPGPNPGAPNPSAQYRLQRTTSTPSATTQLPGGVGSPRHYGGVSKEQPLLSPSHPHSGCNPATPTHNQHNVTNTQQHFSNQQHSSMIYHTANTINTADMQNNQFCYDRTTVPLYSSGPGDTQDARPLPPGNPVNHQLGGNASSTSEFVRQELRRAIVGARTQQQQQQRIPNNIQNNLSGQVSQDDLEALGLTFEMSSAGEAVVSDGPAKSWAIGSTGSAPSSSRTSMEEVARGDPKVNQSSLLQKLLSE is encoded by the exons ATGACGTCACAGAGGCCAATAGGAAACCTTCCAAACGGCGTTATAACCCGAACTACCGGAGCAAGAGTTCGTGTGACGTCATCTGCGCAGTCGAGCCATGCGCATCCGTCTGTGTCCAACGACGTGACCGAG attCGGCACATTAGGGAACAGGAAGGCTCGAATAGTCATGCCGTGCAACAGGGGGAAGTATCTTCTTCGAATCCTAACATACTGTCCAACGATCAAGTTGGTCCTATTTTACTTGAg gCGCTAGATGGTTTTTTGTTTGTTGTAAATACGGAAGGACGAGTGGAATATGTAACAGATAACATAACgcagtatataaattatacgaagGATGATGTTCTTGGCaaggatatttataatattattcatcatgGAGATCATAACACCTTTATGCCGAGTTTGTTGCCTATGCAGTTAG GCTGGACGAACGAGCAACAGCCCCAAAGAAACCGCACCTTCAATTGTCGCTTCTTGGTGAAGCCTCCGGATGATAAAGAAGAGACTATGGAAGAAAAGCAGCAGCGAGTATCGAAATACGAATCTATGCAAATCTGTTCAGCTCTTTTGCCAAATAATAGCGATCGTCTGGAGAGCGGTGACGTATCTTCCGAATCTTCGGACAACGGTCCTTGCGTAATGTGCGTGGCTCGTAGGATACCCCCGAACGAAAAGCCCATCGGTACGCCCATCGAGCAATTTACCGTCAAGTTGGACACCACGGGAAAGATTATCGCGGTTGATGTTATCTGGTTGTCGTCTCCTTACTCTGAGTACCTAAGCAAG GAACTGATTGGCACTGCGATAAAGGATTTGTGCCACCCTCATGATCTCAATAAGTTAACAGCACATTTGAACGATACACTTCAAGTCGGTGAGAGTACCAGTGGTGTATATCGATTACGCGTTAGTCCTGATAAGTTCCTTAACATTCAAACAAAGTCAAAACTTTTCAAAGCGAATGTGATGAATACACTTGTTACCGACTTCATTATGGCTACCAATACCATTATTGG GGACAATGACTTAACGCCTATCGAGGGTGGTCAGCTTTCCAACAACAAAGTGTGCTCCGGACACTCTAGTAACCGTTGTGcgaataatagtaataataataatggtaacaataacaataacgtGGGTGGCCCGCTGATGTCCGCGGTGGCGCATCTGAACGGTCAAGTGAGTGGTATGAGTAGCCGGGGGTTGGCGGGCACGTCGTCGCACACCGGCGGTGCGACATCCTCGAACTCGATAGTGTTTAGCGCGGCCGAGTCGTGCAACCCCCTGCCGTCGCTAACTACCAGTAATCCGTTCAACCACTTTTCGGGGAACATGGACTTGGAATTCGAGCTGTTCCCCAGTTCCACCTGGGACTTGGACAGCAGCAGCGGGTGGGCAGATAGGCCCGAGTCGAGAGCGAGCGGGCCACCGAATTCACGACCATCTTCCCAGCCAGCCCCGACATCTCCGAGTCCCCAGGGAACCTTCTCTAATTCGGCGGTGGCGCCTCACTGCAGTCCCCTACGCGCGTTCAGCCCGACCTCGGCCAACGCCGCTCACACCTTCAGTAATTCCTTCTCCCTCAGTCCGCTTCAGGAATCGACCTCCTCGTTGACGAACAGCGCTGCTAGTAGTAGCGTTAGCGCCAACGGAGCGGCGCCCGGATTGACGCCCAAGAGGCAGGACGAAGGGAAGAGCACCGCCACCGGTTGCCCGACCACCGCCAACCAGTCGGTCATCGAGGGAAACAACGCGAGGACCAATCCCGCCTCCGTTGCTGGGACGCCGGCACAGCCACCGACCGCGGCTCAAACTACCGCGACCGTTGTCGAAACTCAGAACAGTGTCGTGTCCACCGAGTCCGGTAGACTGAGAAACTTGTTGACCAAGGGCGGTAGTGCTAGTGAAGAAACTCAGGACAATACGAGTAACGATACCGAGAGCCAAAATAAGCATaggatattaaagattttgttGAATCAACAAGATGAGGACGATTTTCATCCGGAGCATAATAACAAAGTGCGCACGAGTCCTAGCAACATGCCCAAACCGAGCATGGAGCATTCGAAATCGTCGCTTGGAAATAATATGCTGTTACAG cTATTGAACGAAAAgaacgacgacgaggacgaggaggcTCGCGCCGGTTTAAAAAAGAGGAACGAACTGTTGCAACAACTTCTGAAAGATCAAGACGATGAGAGGAAAGTACAGGAACAACAC TGTAAGCCGCAAAGGGAAGAGGATTCTCTGTTACGGAATCTTGGATTTCGGAACACCACGCCATCACCGTCTCAATCGGGTGACAACGTTGGACACAGTTCCAGTCAGGTTGGTCAGAAGAGACCCGGCGAAGATGGCGACTTGAACATAGCCGCGAAGCGACCTATGGATGGATCTCACCAAGTTTCTTCTTCGGGCACGTCCACGAATGCGACCAGTAAACTCTGGGAGAGGAATAAAATGTTAGCTTCGTTGTTGGCTAAGCAACCTCCTCAGCCAACCACTATACCGCCAATACCTGCATCTGTGATATCGGCAACACcacaa gatAAGCTGGTCCGCATAGGATTGAAATCGCAACAGCCACAGCCACAAACGCAGTCTCAAtcgcagcagcagcaacagcagcagcagcagcagcaacaacagcagcagcagcagcaacagcagcagcagcaacaacaacaacagcagcagcagcagcagcagcaacccTGGACAGGTAGCAGTATGCAGTCGGTCGGTGGTAATAATACGATTACGACAACCGCAACTTCTGCACGAACACCGCTCCAAACACAGTCGAGACAACTACCTCATCGTCAAACAACCAATACCTACCTCACTCATATGCTAAGTCAG CAACAAAGACCTCAAATGGGTCAAATGGATTCGGAATTTACGAGCAGCGGAGAGTATCGTCAAACAAGCACGGATCTTAATACTTGGGATAATCAATCGTCGGATCCCGATCTTTCCGATATTTTAGATCAAGTTATCGAATTCGTTCCGGACGAAGCTATTACAG atTCGTCTGCGATAGCAAATCTCCTAGATGTAACCGAAGCGCCGCAAAACAACGCGATGAACGAGACGATGGCGATAAACGCGATACAGAAGTCGTTGATGTTATGCGAGACTGCCGTAAATCCAACGTCTTCCACCATAACAATTCCTAGCACGCCTCCAGCTTATTCCACCGCA ttGGGCACCACACCTGTAACGACGAGTCATAGTTACCAGCCACCTCCTATGTATCAGCAACAGCCGAGGATGAGGTTTAACACGCAACCGGGGATCAGGCAGACGACTGCTCAATTTACGCAACAGCAGCAATTACAACTGCAACAGCAACGGACGAAATTGatacagcagcagcagcagcaacaacaacaattgaAACAGAGGTTGCtgcaacaacaacagcaacagcaaTTACTCATTCCTTCCAATGCTACAGCTCCGGAACAAATTACCACCATTCACAATATCGATAACCTTCTGAACAATACTGTTGCGCCAAACGTATCGTTACAg CGGTCGAGTGTACCAGATTCACAAGTGTCTCCAGGTTATGGGGGATCCGTCCAGATGCCTTCCGGTCACCGACTTGCACATTCTTATTCTCATCCTTCGACGTTACCACAACA TCCTATCGTAAACAGTAATTTTAACAGTGGTCAACAAGTGTCTGCGGCAGCACGACTCTCGCCTCATTCTTCCGCTGGTATTTTGTCATTTTCGCATCCGCAACCGTTGTCACCACGAGTGACGCAA GGCAACTATGGTAATACCCCGAGATTATTCACCGTTAACCAGGTGAGAACGCAGCAACAATCTACCGCCCAGCAACAATTGCAACAACAACAGAGATCGATGCCGTCACCAGGGACTCCGGCATCTGCTCGGCAATCTCCGTTTCCGGCGGAAACTTTCCCTCCACCTACGTCTCCCACTGCTACCCAATTTCCACCTGGCCCTAACCCTGGTGCTCCAAATCCTTCTGCCCAATATCGATTGCAACGGACCACGTCTACACCTTCGGCCACGACTCAATTGCCAG GTGGGGTAGGTTCGCCCCGGCACTACGGCGGAGTGAGTAAGGAACAACCCCTTCTTTCACCTAGTCATCCACATTCGGGTTGCAACCCGGCAACACCGACTCATAATCAACACAACGTAACGAATACCCAACAACACTTCTCCAATCAACAACATTCTTCTATGATATACCACACCGCCAATACTATCAACACAGCTGACATGCAGAACAATCAGTTCTGTTACGATCGGACGACTGTTCCACTCTATTCGTCAGGGCCTGGGGACACGCAGGACGCCAGGCCTTTGCCTCCCGGTAATCCTGTCAATCACCAATTGGGTG
- the LOC107999744 gene encoding nuclear receptor coactivator 3 isoform X13: MTSQRPIGNLPNGVITRTTGARVRVTSSAQSSHAHPSVSNDVTEIRHIREQEGSNSHAVQQGEVSSSNPNILSNDQVGPILLEALDGFLFVVNTEGRVEYVTDNITQYINYTKDDVLGKDIYNIIHHGDHNTFMPSLLPMQLGWTNEQQPQRNRTFNCRFLVKPPDDKEETMEEKQQRVSKYESMQICSALLPNNSDRLESGDVSSESSDNGPCVMCVARRIPPNEKPIGTPIEQFTVKLDTTGKIIAVDVIWLSSPYSEYLSKVSKELIGTAIKDLCHPHDLNKLTAHLNDTLQVGESTSGVYRLRVSPDKFLNIQTKSKLFKANVMNTLVTDFIMATNTIIGDNDLTPIEGGQLSNNKVCSGHSSNRCANNSNNNNGNNNNNVGGPLMSAVAHLNGQVSGMSSRGLAGTSSHTGGATSSNSIVFSAAESCNPLPSLTTSNPFNHFSGNMDLEFELFPSSTWDLDSSSGWADRPESRASGPPNSRPSSQPAPTSPSPQGTFSNSAVAPHCSPLRAFSPTSANAAHTFSNSFSLSPLQESTSSLTNSAASSSVSANGAAPGLTPKRQDEGKSTATGCPTTANQSVIEGNNARTNPASVAGTPAQPPTAAQTTATVVETQNSVVSTESGRLRNLLTKGGSASEETQDNTSNDTESQNKHRILKILLNQQDEDDFHPEHNNKVRTSPSNMPKPSMEHSKSSLGNNMLLQLLNEKNDDEDEEARAGLKKRNELLQQLLKDQDDERKVQEQHCKPQREEDSLLRNLGFRNTTPSPSQSGDNVGHSSSQVGQKRPGEDGDLNIAAKRPMDGSHQVSSSGTSTNATSKLWERNKMLASLLAKQPPQPTTIPPIPASVISATPQDKLVRIGLKSQQPQPQTQSQSQQQQQQQQQQQQQQQQQQQQQQQQQQQQQQQQQQPWTGSSMQSVGGNNTITTTATSARTPLQTQSRQLPHRQTTNTYLTHMLSQQQRPQMGQMDSEFTSSGEYRQTSTDLNTWDNQSSDPDLSDILDQVIEFVPDEAITDSSAIANLLDVTEAPQNNAMNETMAINAIQKSLMLCETAVNPTSSTITIPSTPPAYSTALGTTPVTTSHSYQPPPMYQQQPRMRFNTQPGIRQTTAQFTQQQQLQLQQQRTKLIQQQQQQQQQLKQRLLQQQQQQQLLIPSNATAPEQITTIHNIDNLLNNTVAPNVSLQRSSVPDSQVSPGYGGSVQMPSGHRLAHSYSHPSTLPQHPIVNSNFNSGQQVSAAARLSPHSSAGILSFSHPQPLSPRVTQGNYGNTPRLFTVNQVRTQQQSTAQQQLQQQQRSMPSPGTPASARQSPFPAETFPPPTSPTATQFPPGPNPGAPNPSAQYRLQRTTSTPSATTQLPGGVGSPRHYGGVSKEQPLLSPSHPHSGCNPATPTHNQHNVTNTQQHFSNQQHSSMIYHTANTINTADMQNNQFCYDRTTVPLYSSGPGDTQDARPLPPGNPVNHQLGGNASSTSEFVRQELRRAIVGARTQQQQQQRIPNNIQNNLSGQVSQDDLEALGLTFEMSSAGEAVVSDGPAKSWAIGSTGSAPSSSRTSMEEVARGDPKVNQSSLLQKLLSE, from the exons ATGACGTCACAGAGGCCAATAGGAAACCTTCCAAACGGCGTTATAACCCGAACTACCGGAGCAAGAGTTCGTGTGACGTCATCTGCGCAGTCGAGCCATGCGCATCCGTCTGTGTCCAACGACGTGACCGAG attCGGCACATTAGGGAACAGGAAGGCTCGAATAGTCATGCCGTGCAACAGGGGGAAGTATCTTCTTCGAATCCTAACATACTGTCCAACGATCAAGTTGGTCCTATTTTACTTGAg gCGCTAGATGGTTTTTTGTTTGTTGTAAATACGGAAGGACGAGTGGAATATGTAACAGATAACATAACgcagtatataaattatacgaagGATGATGTTCTTGGCaaggatatttataatattattcatcatgGAGATCATAACACCTTTATGCCGAGTTTGTTGCCTATGCAGTTAG GCTGGACGAACGAGCAACAGCCCCAAAGAAACCGCACCTTCAATTGTCGCTTCTTGGTGAAGCCTCCGGATGATAAAGAAGAGACTATGGAAGAAAAGCAGCAGCGAGTATCGAAATACGAATCTATGCAAATCTGTTCAGCTCTTTTGCCAAATAATAGCGATCGTCTGGAGAGCGGTGACGTATCTTCCGAATCTTCGGACAACGGTCCTTGCGTAATGTGCGTGGCTCGTAGGATACCCCCGAACGAAAAGCCCATCGGTACGCCCATCGAGCAATTTACCGTCAAGTTGGACACCACGGGAAAGATTATCGCGGTTGATGTTATCTGGTTGTCGTCTCCTTACTCTGAGTACCTAAGCAAGGTAAGCAAG GAACTGATTGGCACTGCGATAAAGGATTTGTGCCACCCTCATGATCTCAATAAGTTAACAGCACATTTGAACGATACACTTCAAGTCGGTGAGAGTACCAGTGGTGTATATCGATTACGCGTTAGTCCTGATAAGTTCCTTAACATTCAAACAAAGTCAAAACTTTTCAAAGCGAATGTGATGAATACACTTGTTACCGACTTCATTATGGCTACCAATACCATTATTGG GGACAATGACTTAACGCCTATCGAGGGTGGTCAGCTTTCCAACAACAAAGTGTGCTCCGGACACTCTAGTAACCGTTGTGcgaataatagtaataataataatggtaacaataacaataacgtGGGTGGCCCGCTGATGTCCGCGGTGGCGCATCTGAACGGTCAAGTGAGTGGTATGAGTAGCCGGGGGTTGGCGGGCACGTCGTCGCACACCGGCGGTGCGACATCCTCGAACTCGATAGTGTTTAGCGCGGCCGAGTCGTGCAACCCCCTGCCGTCGCTAACTACCAGTAATCCGTTCAACCACTTTTCGGGGAACATGGACTTGGAATTCGAGCTGTTCCCCAGTTCCACCTGGGACTTGGACAGCAGCAGCGGGTGGGCAGATAGGCCCGAGTCGAGAGCGAGCGGGCCACCGAATTCACGACCATCTTCCCAGCCAGCCCCGACATCTCCGAGTCCCCAGGGAACCTTCTCTAATTCGGCGGTGGCGCCTCACTGCAGTCCCCTACGCGCGTTCAGCCCGACCTCGGCCAACGCCGCTCACACCTTCAGTAATTCCTTCTCCCTCAGTCCGCTTCAGGAATCGACCTCCTCGTTGACGAACAGCGCTGCTAGTAGTAGCGTTAGCGCCAACGGAGCGGCGCCCGGATTGACGCCCAAGAGGCAGGACGAAGGGAAGAGCACCGCCACCGGTTGCCCGACCACCGCCAACCAGTCGGTCATCGAGGGAAACAACGCGAGGACCAATCCCGCCTCCGTTGCTGGGACGCCGGCACAGCCACCGACCGCGGCTCAAACTACCGCGACCGTTGTCGAAACTCAGAACAGTGTCGTGTCCACCGAGTCCGGTAGACTGAGAAACTTGTTGACCAAGGGCGGTAGTGCTAGTGAAGAAACTCAGGACAATACGAGTAACGATACCGAGAGCCAAAATAAGCATaggatattaaagattttgttGAATCAACAAGATGAGGACGATTTTCATCCGGAGCATAATAACAAAGTGCGCACGAGTCCTAGCAACATGCCCAAACCGAGCATGGAGCATTCGAAATCGTCGCTTGGAAATAATATGCTGTTACAG cTATTGAACGAAAAgaacgacgacgaggacgaggaggcTCGCGCCGGTTTAAAAAAGAGGAACGAACTGTTGCAACAACTTCTGAAAGATCAAGACGATGAGAGGAAAGTACAGGAACAACAC TGTAAGCCGCAAAGGGAAGAGGATTCTCTGTTACGGAATCTTGGATTTCGGAACACCACGCCATCACCGTCTCAATCGGGTGACAACGTTGGACACAGTTCCAGTCAGGTTGGTCAGAAGAGACCCGGCGAAGATGGCGACTTGAACATAGCCGCGAAGCGACCTATGGATGGATCTCACCAAGTTTCTTCTTCGGGCACGTCCACGAATGCGACCAGTAAACTCTGGGAGAGGAATAAAATGTTAGCTTCGTTGTTGGCTAAGCAACCTCCTCAGCCAACCACTATACCGCCAATACCTGCATCTGTGATATCGGCAACACcacaa gatAAGCTGGTCCGCATAGGATTGAAATCGCAACAGCCACAGCCACAAACGCAGTCTCAAtcgcagcagcagcaacagcagcagcagcagcagcaacaacagcagcagcagcagcaacagcagcagcagcaacaacaacaacagcagcagcagcagcagcagcaacccTGGACAGGTAGCAGTATGCAGTCGGTCGGTGGTAATAATACGATTACGACAACCGCAACTTCTGCACGAACACCGCTCCAAACACAGTCGAGACAACTACCTCATCGTCAAACAACCAATACCTACCTCACTCATATGCTAAGTCAG CAACAAAGACCTCAAATGGGTCAAATGGATTCGGAATTTACGAGCAGCGGAGAGTATCGTCAAACAAGCACGGATCTTAATACTTGGGATAATCAATCGTCGGATCCCGATCTTTCCGATATTTTAGATCAAGTTATCGAATTCGTTCCGGACGAAGCTATTACAG atTCGTCTGCGATAGCAAATCTCCTAGATGTAACCGAAGCGCCGCAAAACAACGCGATGAACGAGACGATGGCGATAAACGCGATACAGAAGTCGTTGATGTTATGCGAGACTGCCGTAAATCCAACGTCTTCCACCATAACAATTCCTAGCACGCCTCCAGCTTATTCCACCGCA ttGGGCACCACACCTGTAACGACGAGTCATAGTTACCAGCCACCTCCTATGTATCAGCAACAGCCGAGGATGAGGTTTAACACGCAACCGGGGATCAGGCAGACGACTGCTCAATTTACGCAACAGCAGCAATTACAACTGCAACAGCAACGGACGAAATTGatacagcagcagcagcagcaacaacaacaattgaAACAGAGGTTGCtgcaacaacaacagcaacagcaaTTACTCATTCCTTCCAATGCTACAGCTCCGGAACAAATTACCACCATTCACAATATCGATAACCTTCTGAACAATACTGTTGCGCCAAACGTATCGTTACAg CGGTCGAGTGTACCAGATTCACAAGTGTCTCCAGGTTATGGGGGATCCGTCCAGATGCCTTCCGGTCACCGACTTGCACATTCTTATTCTCATCCTTCGACGTTACCACAACA TCCTATCGTAAACAGTAATTTTAACAGTGGTCAACAAGTGTCTGCGGCAGCACGACTCTCGCCTCATTCTTCCGCTGGTATTTTGTCATTTTCGCATCCGCAACCGTTGTCACCACGAGTGACGCAA GGCAACTATGGTAATACCCCGAGATTATTCACCGTTAACCAGGTGAGAACGCAGCAACAATCTACCGCCCAGCAACAATTGCAACAACAACAGAGATCGATGCCGTCACCAGGGACTCCGGCATCTGCTCGGCAATCTCCGTTTCCGGCGGAAACTTTCCCTCCACCTACGTCTCCCACTGCTACCCAATTTCCACCTGGCCCTAACCCTGGTGCTCCAAATCCTTCTGCCCAATATCGATTGCAACGGACCACGTCTACACCTTCGGCCACGACTCAATTGCCAG GTGGGGTAGGTTCGCCCCGGCACTACGGCGGAGTGAGTAAGGAACAACCCCTTCTTTCACCTAGTCATCCACATTCGGGTTGCAACCCGGCAACACCGACTCATAATCAACACAACGTAACGAATACCCAACAACACTTCTCCAATCAACAACATTCTTCTATGATATACCACACCGCCAATACTATCAACACAGCTGACATGCAGAACAATCAGTTCTGTTACGATCGGACGACTGTTCCACTCTATTCGTCAGGGCCTGGGGACACGCAGGACGCCAGGCCTTTGCCTCCCGGTAATCCTGTCAATCACCAATTGGGTG